Proteins found in one Plasmodium relictum strain SGS1 genome assembly, chromosome: 13 genomic segment:
- a CDS encoding chromatin assembly factor 1 P55 subunit, putative has protein sequence MKKQGNNLSSLNDINNQNEESQHNYMNSNLDNYKYWQYNTILLYNVIMIYTCEWPSLFIEWLPNVYKSDEDYYYQDLILGTYTTEKNNYILILEVSLPSEQFSFSSFYYEKINDYRHNFCNDTSKNFKIKNKIYHECEINKISCNPKNSDVIACFSSDGNINILNLGNYQYEENELKKNIGNFDITLKGHLYQGWGLQWDEENDLISSCADDSYLCIWDINSGKKVVNPVMKFFNNNIPLQDCCWKDKNVLTVSENGYINIYDIRSKNLVNSIKATNFTLNSIDINPHNKNIFATAGTNKEIDLWDIRCTSKSLHRIISQKETIIKLKWDKYQPGILSSSSCDKYIYFFDTNKIGIEQTYEDSQDGPPELIFIHGGHSSNILDFSLNMSYSMMISSISEDNTLHIWQPSKQAFEDASDTYDDTEVE, from the exons atgaaaaaacagGGTAACAACCTGAGTAGTCttaatgatattaataatcAAAATGAGGAATCGCAACATAATTACATGAACTCTAATTtagataattataaatattggCAATATAATACTATTTTACTTTACAATGTTATTATGATATATACGTGTGAATGGCCATCTTTATTTATTGAGTGGCTACCAAATGTTTATAA aagtGATGAAGACTATTATTATCAAGATTTAATATTAGGGACATATACAACtgagaaaaataattatattttaatcttagaa gttaGTTTGCCCAGTGAACAATTTTCTTTCTCAAGcttttattatgaaaaaataaatgattatAGACATAATTTTTGTAATGATACcagtaaaaattttaaaataaaaaataaaatatatcatgaatgtgaaataaataaaataagttgTAATCCTAAAAATTCAGATGTAATAGCATGTTTTTCATCAGAtggtaatataaatattttaaatttggGTAATTATCaatatgaagaaaatgaacttaaaaaaaatataggaaATTTTGATATTACCTTAAAAGGACATTTATATCAAGGCTGGGGATTACAGTGGgatgaagaaaatgattTAATTTCTTCTTGTGCAGATGATTCCTATTTATGTATATGGGATATTAATTCTGGTAAGAAAGTAGTTAATCCagtaatgaaattttttaataataacataCCTTTACAAGACTGTTGCTGGaaagataaaaatgttttaacaGTTTCAGAAAAtggttatataaatatatatgatatacGTAGTAAAAATCTAGTTAATTCAATAAAAGCAACAAATTTTACTTTAAATTCAATTGATATCAATCctcataataaaaatatttttgcaaCAGCTGGTActaataaagaaatagaCTTATGGGATATTCGATGCACAAGTAAATCATTACATAGAATTATTTCACAAAAAGAaactattataaaattaaagtgGGATAAATATCAACCGGGAATTTTATCATCTTCATCATgtgataaatatatttatttttttgatacaaataaaattGGAATAGAACAAACTTATGAAGATTCTCAAGATGGTCCACCAGAACTTATATTTATTCACGGTGGACATTCTTCAAATATTTTagatttttcattaaatatgtCTTATTCAATG aTGATTTCTTCTATTAGTGAAGATAATACATTACACATTTGGCAACCATCAAAACAAGCTTTTGAAGATGCATCAGATACATACGATGATACTGAAGTTGAATAA